The uncultured Sphaerochaeta sp. genome includes the window TATGATCAGTTTAAGCCCATCATGATGGTTAATAGTGCTTACAGTGCTGTAACTGTCAAAGCGGACTCTCCATACAACACACTCAACGAGTTTCTTGACGCTGCAAAAACAAAAACAATGCGCGTAGGAAATAGTGGTGTTGGTGCTATCTGGCATCTTGCTGCAGCTGGTTTGGCAAAGACCGCCGGAGTTAGTTTCAACCATATTCCGTTTGACGGTGCAGCTCCTGCAATCACGAGCTTGCTTGGTGGACATATTGATGCTGTAACAGTCAGTTATGCAGAGGTAGTCAGCCAGGTAAAAGCAGGAAACTTGAAAGTTCTTGCTGTCTTGGCTCCAGAACGCATTCCTGCAACGCCAGACCTTCCAACTGCCAAGGAACTTGGCTATGACGTAGCTATCGGTACTTGGAGAGGTCTTGGTGTTCCCAAGGATACTCCTCAGCCAATTGCTGACAAGATTTATGACATTTTCAGCAAGGCTGCAGCATCTGAAGGTTTCGTGAAATTCATGAACAGCAGCAACAATGTCGTTGATATCATGGACAGTGCCTCCTATGGCGAAAAGCTGG containing:
- a CDS encoding tripartite tricarboxylate transporter substrate binding protein, with the protein product MKKTLVLLMMLSLVLGSVFAQGGTEVSADNYPSGPVSVIVPYSAGGGTDLVARALVDAAKDNFPKNIAVENRTGGGGAVGMSYGANAKADGSVITMVTVELVTLPHTGTGAGLYYDQFKPIMMVNSAYSAVTVKADSPYNTLNEFLDAAKTKTMRVGNSGVGAIWHLAAAGLAKTAGVSFNHIPFDGAAPAITSLLGGHIDAVTVSYAEVVSQVKAGNLKVLAVLAPERIPATPDLPTAKELGYDVAIGTWRGLGVPKDTPQPIADKIYDIFSKAAASEGFVKFMNSSNNVVDIMDSASYGEKLVTDNEMFKTLIEELGLKQQ